The following are from one region of the Alkalimarinus sediminis genome:
- a CDS encoding AzlC family ABC transporter permease — protein sequence MTTSSHSDAITAQAEPVTIANSFKTTLPVLFGYVPMGMAFGLLLADQGYAWYWATIMGVVIFAGAAQFMAIGLLAASAGLFEVAMTTLLLNSRHIFYGLSLIHHLKAKGWHKLYIIFGLTDETYSLLTAHHALKCQTNALKGQDSSPKNQGNTSAQQNGIDTEISTSEDLQEGKFQFIITALNHSYWVLGCTIGALLGGALTFDTNGLEFTLPALFMVLVIEQYKATQKIFPFVIALACAIASLMLFDSDSMLLISITMTLTLLLGKQQLDVRGITVKRGAK from the coding sequence ATGACAACATCTAGCCACTCGGACGCAATAACAGCGCAAGCCGAACCGGTGACTATTGCTAATAGCTTTAAAACAACGCTGCCTGTTCTGTTTGGCTACGTCCCTATGGGGATGGCCTTTGGCTTACTGTTAGCCGATCAGGGGTATGCCTGGTACTGGGCAACCATTATGGGTGTGGTTATTTTCGCCGGCGCTGCTCAGTTTATGGCGATTGGGCTTCTGGCTGCTAGCGCGGGGTTGTTTGAAGTCGCCATGACCACACTTCTGCTTAACTCTCGCCATATTTTTTATGGGCTATCACTCATTCACCACCTTAAAGCCAAGGGCTGGCATAAGTTATACATTATTTTCGGTCTAACAGATGAAACCTACTCACTGCTTACCGCACATCATGCACTTAAATGCCAAACCAATGCACTTAAAGGTCAAGACAGCTCACCTAAAAATCAGGGCAACACTAGTGCTCAGCAAAACGGCATAGATACCGAAATAAGTACTTCAGAGGATCTGCAAGAAGGGAAGTTTCAATTTATCATTACTGCGCTAAATCATAGCTATTGGGTACTAGGCTGTACCATTGGCGCCCTGCTAGGTGGCGCACTGACATTTGACACTAATGGGTTAGAATTTACTCTACCGGCACTTTTCATGGTGTTGGTTATCGAGCAGTATAAAGCAACACAAAAAATATTCCCCTTTGTGATTGCTTTGGCCTGCGCAATAGCCTCACTCATGCTATTTGACTCAGACAGCATGCTACTGATCTCAATCACCATGACATTAACGTTATTGCTCGGCAAGCAGCAGTTAGATGTACGAGGGATAACCGTCAAAAGGGGGGCAAAGTAG
- a CDS encoding branched-chain amino acid transporter permease: protein MDNIIYLVSFILTMSLATFATRAAPFVLFHKQGEHPILVFLGRYLPPAIMLLLLIYCVKDIDWFVDQGGINELTALSAVTIAHLVFRNPLVSILLGTGLYMYLKQSI from the coding sequence GTGGATAATATTATCTATCTGGTTAGCTTTATTTTGACTATGAGCCTGGCCACATTTGCCACACGAGCAGCCCCCTTTGTTTTGTTTCACAAACAAGGTGAGCACCCGATATTAGTGTTTCTAGGCCGCTACTTACCACCAGCTATTATGCTGCTATTGCTTATATACTGCGTTAAAGACATTGACTGGTTCGTAGATCAAGGTGGTATAAACGAACTGACTGCATTAAGCGCTGTAACCATAGCACACCTAGTATTCCGCAACCCATTAGTGAGTATTTTGCTGGGAACTGGGCTCTACATGTATCTCAAGCAAAGCATATAA
- a CDS encoding transporter substrate-binding domain-containing protein, with translation MKLFLICCFTLLMSFGAAASQSLTLKIAGYDYPPLYYLNDVDEIEGELVDVFRRMCEQQRVGCKFSAISAARTYKQLEDGHIDILITGKIPRFNECCVVSDWSYSWVGGIYSREQVSTPIDSLLLKGRSLVIPLGFELPYLVFKDLKSLEQANSVRVIEARTARLTLKMFGKGRGDFVWSSSETEPLLREYSDNKNTPYFFYPLKTIPVVAWINRTNPNYESIVNGFNRAYAELVEANVITSNGLVAQ, from the coding sequence GTGAAGTTATTCTTAATCTGTTGTTTTACATTGCTTATGTCGTTTGGCGCTGCAGCAAGTCAGTCGTTGACGCTGAAAATCGCGGGCTATGATTATCCGCCACTATACTATTTGAATGATGTTGATGAGATTGAGGGTGAGCTTGTTGATGTGTTCAGGAGAATGTGTGAGCAACAAAGAGTAGGCTGTAAGTTTTCTGCCATCAGTGCTGCACGAACATACAAGCAGCTAGAAGATGGCCATATAGATATATTGATTACGGGTAAAATTCCTCGTTTCAATGAGTGCTGCGTAGTAAGCGACTGGTCTTACTCTTGGGTTGGAGGAATCTACTCAAGAGAGCAAGTGTCTACCCCGATTGACTCTTTGTTGTTAAAGGGGCGGTCACTAGTTATCCCGCTAGGGTTTGAATTACCGTATTTGGTATTCAAAGATCTGAAAAGCCTTGAGCAGGCAAATAGCGTGAGAGTTATTGAGGCTAGAACAGCCAGGCTGACGCTAAAAATGTTTGGTAAAGGGCGGGGTGATTTTGTTTGGAGCTCAAGCGAAACAGAGCCGTTGCTGCGAGAGTATTCAGACAACAAAAACACGCCTTACTTTTTTTATCCGCTCAAAACCATTCCTGTCGTAGCATGGATTAATCGCACCAACCCAAATTATGAGAGTATTGTGAATGGCTTTAACCGAGCTTACGCTGAATTGGTAGAAGCAAATGTTATTACAAGCAATGGTTTGGTGGCTCAGTAA